One region of Candidatus Epulonipiscium sp. genomic DNA includes:
- a CDS encoding dinitrogenase iron-molybdenum cofactor biosynthesis protein — protein MKIAIPVDEKNMNTKVCISFGRAPYFLFYDTETKEGLFHDNSAAASTGGAGIKAAQMIVDNKADILLTPRCGQNAANVLKAADIKIYKTNNISVKDNIDAFTNGKLSLLEEIHAGFHGRGGN, from the coding sequence ATGAAAATAGCAATACCTGTGGATGAAAAAAACATGAATACGAAGGTTTGTATATCTTTTGGTCGTGCCCCATATTTCCTTTTTTATGATACCGAAACAAAGGAAGGTTTATTCCACGATAACAGTGCGGCAGCAAGTACAGGGGGGGCAGGAATCAAAGCAGCTCAAATGATAGTTGATAATAAAGCCGATATACTATTAACCCCAAGATGTGGACAAAATGCTGCGAACGTGCTTAAGGCTGCTGATATTAAAATATACAAGACAAATAATATTTCAGTGAAAGATAATATCGATGCTTTCACAAATGGGAAACTTTCTTTGCTTGAGGAAATCCATGCGGGATTCCATGGGCGTGGAGGAAATTAG
- a CDS encoding DUF134 domain-containing protein, whose product MARPMKWRKVCGLPKNDRFGPLDLSIDDREYINMTVDEYETIRLIDLEGFTQEECAKQMNVARTTVQGIYMEARKKLAESLVNGKVLLIEGGEYRLCDGLGRSCGRGCHRNRHGRSFADKKDESYE is encoded by the coding sequence ATGGCAAGACCAATGAAATGGAGAAAGGTTTGTGGTTTACCTAAGAATGATAGATTTGGGCCTCTTGATTTATCCATAGATGATAGGGAATATATTAATATGACAGTAGATGAATATGAAACCATAAGACTTATTGATTTAGAAGGGTTTACACAGGAGGAATGTGCAAAACAAATGAATGTAGCCCGCACTACTGTACAGGGTATTTATATGGAAGCAAGAAAAAAGCTGGCCGAATCCCTAGTAAATGGGAAAGTATTATTGATTGAAGGAGGAGAATACCGATTATGTGACGGTCTAGGAAGAAGTTGTGGAAGGGGGTGCCATAGGAATAGACATGGACGAAGCTTTGCAGATAAGAAAGATGAATCATATGAATAG
- a CDS encoding 4Fe-4S binding protein codes for MNIAVLSGKGGTGKTLVSVNLAATAGESIYVDCDVEEPNGHLFFRPQDIKEEKIYVKIPTVEYELCDGCRKCVEFCKFNALAYTGKNLIVFEEICHSCGGCLIVCPTKALTEKDKVIGKIQKGVSRQVVVHTGTMNIGEASGVPIINKLLEKNKKDPNKLTIIDCPPGSACIVMESIKDVDYCILVAEPTLFGVHNLNMVFELVQLFNKPFGVVLNKCLKGENPAEKFCLERNIKILGRIPFDDELGRMNSSGNIVVRENEKYKFIFSSLLEMIKSEVQNEAASNS; via the coding sequence ATGAATATAGCTGTATTAAGTGGTAAGGGAGGAACAGGAAAAACATTAGTATCAGTTAATTTGGCCGCCACAGCAGGGGAATCTATTTATGTGGACTGTGATGTAGAAGAACCTAATGGGCATTTATTTTTTAGACCACAAGATATTAAGGAAGAAAAGATATACGTCAAAATTCCAACTGTTGAGTATGAGCTTTGTGATGGATGTAGGAAATGTGTTGAGTTCTGTAAGTTCAATGCCCTTGCTTATACGGGGAAAAACCTTATTGTTTTTGAAGAGATTTGTCACTCCTGTGGCGGATGTCTAATAGTTTGTCCTACGAAAGCATTAACTGAAAAGGATAAGGTTATTGGAAAAATACAAAAGGGAGTTTCCAGGCAGGTAGTTGTACATACTGGAACAATGAACATAGGGGAAGCATCGGGAGTGCCAATCATTAATAAGCTCTTAGAAAAAAACAAAAAAGATCCAAATAAACTAACTATTATTGACTGTCCCCCTGGGAGTGCTTGTATTGTGATGGAAAGTATTAAAGACGTAGACTATTGCATCTTAGTGGCTGAACCAACCCTATTTGGGGTTCATAACCTTAATATGGTATTTGAGTTAGTGCAATTATTTAATAAGCCCTTTGGGGTGGTACTTAATAAATGTTTGAAAGGTGAAAATCCGGCAGAAAAGTTTTGTTTAGAAAGAAACATTAAGATATTAGGCAGAATACCTTTTGATGATGAGCTAGGAAGGATGAACTCTAGCGGTAATATTGTAGTTAGAGAAAATGAAAAATATAAATTTATTTTTTCTTCCTTACTAGAAATGATAAAAAGCGAGGTGCAAAATGAAGCAGCTTCTAATTCTTAG
- a CDS encoding AAC(3) family N-acetyltransferase — MHTKISLLKDLENLRIDKKGVLLVHSSMKSIGDVKGGADTVLDALSEYMKDGLLILPTHTWSYINTNNPKFYVETSPSCVGILPEIFRKRPGVIRSLHPTHSIAALGRDAKEFVSGEEQHDTPCARQSVWGRLYDKKATIMLLGVDLKKNTFIHSVEEWVDIPGRMTDEHEQLYTVLPDETEISIPSRRHCGKTWSDHFWKVDDYCIKNKAMYKGQFGDAEVRICDSFKMANLLLALLEKNPDLFSDNAPFNG; from the coding sequence ATGCATACAAAAATAAGTCTACTGAAAGACTTGGAAAATTTAAGAATTGATAAAAAAGGAGTTTTATTAGTACACTCATCTATGAAAAGTATTGGAGATGTTAAAGGGGGAGCTGATACAGTTCTAGATGCCTTATCTGAATATATGAAGGATGGATTACTTATACTACCTACCCATACTTGGTCTTATATTAATACCAATAATCCCAAGTTTTATGTAGAAACCTCTCCCTCCTGTGTTGGTATACTTCCTGAAATCTTTAGGAAACGTCCCGGGGTCATTCGCTCTTTGCACCCAACCCATTCAATAGCTGCCCTTGGAAGGGATGCTAAGGAATTCGTCTCAGGGGAAGAACAACATGATACCCCTTGTGCTAGACAGTCTGTCTGGGGAAGGCTTTATGATAAAAAGGCAACTATCATGCTTTTAGGGGTCGATCTTAAGAAAAACACATTCATACACAGTGTCGAAGAATGGGTTGATATCCCTGGGCGAATGACAGATGAACACGAACAGCTATATACAGTATTACCTGATGAAACTGAAATATCTATCCCCTCCCGTAGGCATTGTGGCAAGACATGGTCTGATCATTTTTGGAAAGTAGATGATTACTGTATAAAAAATAAGGCTATGTATAAGGGACAGTTTGGTGATGCGGAGGTAAGAATATGTGATAGCTTTAAAATGGCAAATCTTCTCCTGGCATTATTAGAAAAAAATCCAGATTTATTTTCTGATAATGCTCCCTTTAATGGTTAA
- a CDS encoding DUF454 domain-containing protein, whose product MKSVIKKTVYIFLGFLFLITGVIGVIIPILPTTPFLLGASFFFVRGSKLINKWFLSTRLYKNNLKDFVESRAMASKTKVKILFFATILLLFAIYLLNNIHGRIVIICVMLYKYYYFIFCIKTIRQDNSWGKKRVRLR is encoded by the coding sequence ATGAAGTCTGTTATAAAAAAAACAGTTTATATTTTTTTAGGCTTTTTATTTTTGATAACGGGAGTTATCGGTGTAATAATACCCATTTTACCAACAACTCCGTTTTTATTAGGGGCTTCATTTTTTTTCGTAAGAGGTTCTAAATTAATAAACAAATGGTTTTTATCCACAAGACTATATAAGAATAATTTAAAAGACTTCGTAGAATCAAGGGCCATGGCATCAAAAACCAAGGTGAAGATTTTATTTTTTGCAACTATTTTATTACTTTTTGCAATTTATTTATTAAATAACATCCATGGAAGAATAGTAATTATCTGTGTTATGCTTTATAAGTATTATTATTTTATATTTTGTATAAAAACTATAAGACAAGATAATTCTTGGGGTAAAAAAAGAGTAAGGTTGAGATAG